The Candidatus Nanohalovita haloferacivicina genome has a window encoding:
- the ftsZ gene encoding cell division protein FtsZ, which translates to MEDQIEQAKRNDAGGVPQSSQKSHDIDEELENLIEQRKADIKVIGTGGAGNNTISRLVDVGIEGCDTIAMNTDAQDLLYANADQKVLIGKELTQGLGAGADPKVGEESAKESQQKIKEQVSGSDMVFITCGLGGGTGTGSAHVIAEQAKKEGALTVGIVTLPFEMEGTSRQENAEYGLERLEEVVDTLIVIPNDKLLEIVPDVSLNTAFKIADEILVNAVKGVTELVTKPGLVNLDFADIRAVMGEGGIAMIGMGQSDTDSRANEAVQKALSNPLLDVDIAGGEGALVNVTGGSSLSLNEAQEVVNTVSGKLDDSAKIIWGAQVREDMSDALQAMIIVTGVDSPQIYGPDNTHQDEYEEEIEQELGVEFI; encoded by the coding sequence ATGGAAGATCAGATCGAACAGGCAAAGAGAAACGATGCAGGCGGAGTACCTCAATCAAGTCAGAAAAGCCACGATATCGACGAAGAACTCGAGAATCTAATAGAACAGAGAAAAGCCGATATCAAAGTCATCGGTACCGGAGGAGCCGGAAACAACACAATTTCTCGCCTAGTTGACGTCGGAATAGAAGGATGCGATACAATCGCAATGAACACCGACGCACAGGATCTTCTATACGCAAACGCCGACCAGAAAGTACTAATCGGAAAAGAACTAACACAGGGCCTCGGAGCAGGAGCCGACCCAAAAGTCGGAGAAGAATCCGCAAAAGAGTCACAGCAAAAAATTAAGGAACAGGTCAGCGGAAGCGACATGGTATTCATCACTTGCGGCCTCGGAGGAGGAACAGGAACCGGATCCGCACACGTGATCGCAGAACAGGCCAAAAAAGAAGGCGCACTGACCGTAGGAATCGTCACACTACCATTCGAAATGGAAGGAACCAGCCGACAGGAAAACGCAGAATACGGCCTCGAAAGACTAGAAGAAGTCGTAGACACACTAATCGTAATACCAAACGACAAACTGCTCGAAATCGTCCCAGACGTATCACTGAACACAGCATTCAAGATCGCAGACGAAATCCTCGTAAACGCAGTCAAAGGAGTCACAGAACTGGTTACAAAACCAGGCCTCGTCAACCTAGACTTCGCAGACATCCGCGCAGTCATGGGAGAAGGAGGAATCGCCATGATCGGAATGGGCCAGTCCGACACAGACTCCAGAGCCAACGAAGCAGTGCAGAAAGCACTAAGCAACCCACTGCTCGACGTAGACATCGCAGGCGGAGAAGGAGCACTCGTAAACGTAACAGGAGGATCATCACTATCCCTCAACGAGGCCCAAGAAGTAGTCAATACTGTCAGCGGAAAGCTTGATGACTCAGCAAAGATCATCTGGGGAGCACAAGTGCGTGAAGACATGAGCGACGCACTCCAGGCAATGATCATCGTCACAGGAGTCGACAGCCCTCAAATCTACGGCCCTGACAACACACATCAGGACGAGTACGAAGAAGAAATCGAGCAGGAACTTGGCGTAGAATTCATCTAG
- a CDS encoding FKBP-type peptidyl-prolyl cis-trans isomerase, translating to MEKGDLVLVDYVGRSNGEIFDLSNKEKAEEEGLDTSQLDFEPVPVLVGEEYVIPGFEKAVEDMEVGEEKEFTVSPEEGYGERKSEDIETYPEKEFNKQDVQVSVGDTLMVGRRQGRVISKGSGRVRIDFNHPLAGKELDYWVKVVEKVEDDEEKARTIFDYRLGHGEIEFDGETVTIVHKHEDDGHQHELPQQLKDAISREITDYTKYETVEFDE from the coding sequence ATGGAAAAAGGAGATCTAGTACTAGTTGACTACGTTGGAAGATCCAACGGAGAAATATTCGACCTTTCAAACAAAGAAAAAGCAGAGGAAGAAGGCCTCGACACCTCACAGCTCGACTTCGAACCAGTACCAGTCCTCGTAGGAGAGGAATACGTAATCCCTGGATTCGAAAAAGCAGTAGAGGACATGGAAGTAGGCGAAGAAAAAGAATTTACAGTAAGCCCTGAAGAAGGATACGGAGAAAGAAAATCCGAAGACATCGAAACCTACCCAGAAAAAGAATTCAACAAGCAAGACGTCCAGGTCAGCGTCGGAGACACACTAATGGTAGGAAGAAGACAGGGAAGAGTAATTTCCAAAGGATCAGGCCGGGTAAGAATCGACTTCAACCACCCGCTAGCAGGAAAAGAACTTGATTACTGGGTAAAAGTAGTCGAGAAAGTAGAAGACGACGAAGAAAAAGCAAGAACCATCTTCGACTACAGACTGGGCCACGGAGAAATAGAATTCGACGGAGAAACAGTCACAATCGTCCACAAGCACGAAGACGATGGCCACCAGCACGAACTACCGCAACAGCTAAAAGATGCGATCAGCAGAGAGATCACAGACTACACAAAGTACGAGACAGTAGAGTTCGACGAGTAA
- the leuS gene encoding leucine--tRNA ligase: protein MAQEFAEQLKQIEEKWQKKWEDAELHKAERTDSEKYYVLEMFPYPSGDIHMGHVRNFSLGDAPARMKRMQGYDVMHPMGWDAFGLPAENAAIDRDVDPEEWTRDCIDNMRGQLKRLGFSYDWNREVATCDPEYYKWNQWIFQKMLEEGLAYRENSEVNWCPSCETVLADEQVEDGLCWRCDSVVEQKDMKQWKLGITEYADELLEDLEQLDGWPEKVRKMQHDWIGKSTGAKINFPVKDEGELEVFTTRPDTIFGATFMALAPEHELAEEVAEENEDVAEYIEEAKKKDDEEREEKSKAGVFTGKYAENPVTGEEIPIYVAEFVLPDYGTGAIMAVPAHDQRDFEFAQEHGIDIQKVVEPEGDHSFKEEAYEGDGDHVNSGFLDGLDKDDGIEKIIEHLEDEGLGEEDVNYKLRDWLISRQRYWGTPIPVVYCDKCGVVPVPEDDLPVELPEDVEFTETGNPIETSGTFEHTECPECGGEARRETDTMDTFIGSSWYFLRYISPELDSAPFDVDDANSWMNVDQYIGGIEHAVMHLLYARFFTKFLRDEEMLEEDEPFERLLTLGMVNHPAYKCPEDGWLYPDEVEGENICEKCGREVEVETRKMSKSKHNVVDPTELINENGADTARTFILRASHPTKELDWSEDGVEASREMLQRVFRIVEENEDLLTDEEPGLEDSDLEDRIVSSRIQRAIEEVTETTENYEFNLAIGEIDKLLTKLYWYKQRDADPAIFSHGVETLIQLIAPYAPHTAEELWEELGHEEFMLDSNWPEVDEQLLDEQAERVDEYFDRVSSDIRDIQEMIDGEASNVKIIQAADWKYQAFTNIIDNLELRDVGDIMSEVLDGELKQHAQDVNQMVVEAVENPGKFEGQFMKKAAETDALGENVRRWAEEFDAEIEVETEDESSEDKASRAEPGRPAIVIE from the coding sequence ATGGCCCAAGAATTCGCAGAACAGCTCAAACAGATCGAAGAAAAATGGCAGAAAAAATGGGAAGACGCAGAACTTCACAAAGCAGAGCGCACAGACTCTGAAAAATACTATGTACTGGAAATGTTCCCATACCCTTCCGGAGATATCCACATGGGCCACGTCCGCAACTTCTCTCTAGGAGATGCTCCAGCAAGAATGAAGAGAATGCAGGGCTACGACGTGATGCATCCAATGGGCTGGGACGCATTCGGCCTTCCTGCAGAAAACGCAGCTATCGATCGCGATGTAGACCCAGAAGAATGGACACGTGACTGCATTGACAACATGAGAGGCCAATTAAAGAGGCTAGGATTCTCCTATGACTGGAATAGAGAGGTAGCGACCTGCGATCCGGAGTACTACAAATGGAACCAGTGGATTTTCCAGAAAATGCTGGAAGAAGGCCTAGCATACAGAGAAAACTCAGAAGTAAACTGGTGTCCAAGCTGCGAAACAGTTCTAGCTGACGAACAGGTAGAAGATGGCCTGTGCTGGAGATGCGACTCAGTTGTAGAACAGAAAGACATGAAGCAGTGGAAACTCGGCATCACAGAGTACGCAGACGAACTTCTTGAGGATCTTGAGCAGCTTGATGGATGGCCTGAGAAAGTCAGAAAGATGCAACACGACTGGATCGGCAAAAGCACAGGTGCAAAAATCAACTTCCCAGTAAAAGATGAAGGAGAACTAGAAGTATTCACTACAAGGCCTGACACTATCTTTGGAGCAACATTCATGGCCCTGGCTCCAGAACACGAGCTAGCGGAAGAAGTAGCGGAAGAAAACGAAGATGTAGCAGAATACATCGAAGAGGCCAAGAAGAAAGATGACGAAGAAAGAGAGGAAAAATCAAAGGCCGGAGTATTCACAGGAAAATACGCAGAAAATCCTGTAACAGGAGAAGAAATCCCAATCTATGTTGCAGAGTTCGTCCTTCCAGACTACGGAACCGGAGCGATAATGGCTGTGCCAGCACACGATCAGAGAGACTTTGAATTCGCGCAGGAGCACGGAATAGATATTCAGAAAGTAGTTGAACCAGAAGGCGACCACAGTTTCAAGGAAGAGGCCTATGAAGGTGATGGCGACCACGTAAACTCAGGATTCTTAGACGGCCTGGACAAAGACGACGGAATAGAAAAAATAATCGAACATTTAGAGGACGAAGGCCTTGGAGAAGAGGATGTTAACTACAAGCTTCGTGACTGGCTGATCTCAAGGCAGCGTTACTGGGGTACACCGATCCCAGTAGTCTACTGTGACAAATGTGGCGTAGTCCCTGTTCCAGAGGATGACCTTCCTGTAGAGCTTCCAGAAGACGTGGAGTTCACTGAAACAGGAAACCCAATTGAAACTTCAGGCACCTTCGAACACACAGAATGCCCTGAGTGTGGTGGAGAAGCTCGAAGAGAGACAGATACCATGGATACATTTATTGGAAGCTCATGGTACTTCCTAAGATACATCTCACCAGAACTTGACAGTGCTCCTTTCGACGTTGACGATGCAAACTCCTGGATGAACGTAGACCAGTATATCGGCGGCATCGAACACGCAGTTATGCACCTGCTTTACGCAAGATTCTTCACAAAGTTCCTGCGAGATGAAGAGATGCTTGAAGAGGACGAGCCTTTCGAGAGACTGCTTACACTTGGAATGGTAAACCATCCAGCATACAAATGTCCGGAGGATGGATGGCTGTATCCTGATGAGGTAGAAGGAGAGAATATATGTGAGAAATGTGGTAGAGAAGTAGAAGTAGAAACCCGGAAAATGAGCAAGTCCAAGCACAATGTAGTGGATCCAACTGAGCTTATTAACGAGAATGGAGCAGATACGGCAAGGACTTTTATCCTCCGGGCCTCGCATCCTACCAAAGAACTTGACTGGAGCGAAGACGGCGTAGAAGCCTCCAGAGAGATGCTTCAGAGAGTTTTCAGAATTGTAGAAGAAAATGAAGATCTGCTTACCGATGAAGAACCAGGCCTCGAAGACTCAGATCTTGAGGATAGAATTGTCTCAAGCAGGATACAGAGAGCGATAGAAGAAGTTACCGAAACCACCGAGAACTACGAATTCAACCTTGCTATCGGAGAAATCGATAAGCTCCTAACAAAACTGTACTGGTACAAACAGCGCGATGCAGATCCTGCAATTTTCAGCCACGGCGTAGAAACCTTGATCCAGCTTATCGCGCCTTATGCGCCGCACACCGCCGAAGAGCTCTGGGAAGAACTAGGGCATGAAGAATTCATGCTGGACTCAAACTGGCCGGAAGTAGACGAGCAGTTGCTCGATGAACAGGCCGAGAGAGTCGACGAATACTTTGACAGAGTATCCAGCGACATCAGAGATATCCAGGAAATGATCGATGGCGAGGCCTCGAATGTCAAGATTATTCAGGCCGCAGACTGGAAATACCAGGCCTTCACCAATATAATCGATAATCTGGAGCTCAGAGATGTCGGCGACATCATGAGTGAGGTGCTTGACGGCGAGCTCAAGCAGCACGCACAGGATGTCAATCAGATGGTTGTAGAGGCCGTCGAAAACCCTGGCAAGTTCGAAGGACAGTTCATGAAGAAGGCCGCTGAGACCGATGCTCTTGGCGAAAACGTGAGGAGATGGGCCGAGGAGTTCGACGCGGAAATCGAGGTTGAGACCGAGGATGAGTCTTCAGAGGATAAGGCCTCAAGAGCAGAGCCTGGAAGGCCTGCGATAGTGATCGAGTAG
- the minD gene encoding cell division ATPase MinD → MTRLICVTSGKGGVGKTTVTSNLGAALTNFGADTVVLDANLTNPNLGFHIGIPLYPKTLHDVLKGDAHITEAMYIHDSGLRVVPAGLSVEDLEDTDPANLSDVLLDAVGEPDFVLVDSAAGLGNESINAIEASDEVLVVTNPNLPAVTDALKTVNIAEEAGTEIRGVVLNMVKGHDSELDTEEVESMIGHPVMMEIPHHEKVEEALSLKKPVVHHEPDHHVSERFKAVAGDLAGVDYEPNLAEPGLFTRLMGRFR, encoded by the coding sequence ATGACCCGATTGATCTGTGTGACTAGTGGAAAGGGAGGGGTCGGAAAGACCACGGTAACTTCAAATCTTGGAGCAGCGCTCACCAATTTTGGTGCAGATACGGTGGTTCTGGATGCAAATCTTACTAACCCAAACCTTGGATTCCACATTGGAATTCCGCTATACCCAAAGACTCTTCACGATGTCTTGAAGGGTGATGCACACATCACAGAGGCCATGTATATTCATGATTCAGGCCTTCGTGTTGTTCCAGCAGGTCTATCGGTAGAGGATCTTGAGGATACAGATCCTGCAAATCTTTCTGATGTCTTGCTTGACGCAGTTGGAGAACCTGACTTTGTACTGGTTGACTCTGCGGCAGGACTTGGAAATGAATCTATTAATGCTATTGAGGCCTCGGATGAGGTACTCGTTGTAACTAATCCAAATCTTCCGGCTGTTACTGACGCGCTGAAGACTGTGAATATTGCTGAGGAAGCTGGTACGGAGATCAGAGGAGTTGTTCTTAACATGGTTAAGGGCCATGATTCCGAGCTTGATACTGAGGAAGTTGAGTCGATGATCGGCCACCCGGTTATGATGGAGATTCCTCACCATGAGAAGGTTGAGGAAGCTCTTTCATTGAAGAAGCCGGTTGTACATCACGAACCTGATCACCATGTTTCCGAACGGTTTAAGGCCGTTGCAGGAGATCTTGCGGGTGTTGATTATGAGCCTAACCTTGCGGAGCCAGGGCTTTTCACTCGTTTGATGGGACGGTTCAGATAA
- the minD gene encoding cell division ATPase MinD yields the protein MTRVISVVSGKGGVGKTTVTSNLGTALSRQGHDVLIIDGNFSGANLAQHFGLGFSDVTFNDVLRGDAYITQAVSKHPEGVSIVPASVLEFSTNADQLKHSLVEFLGDKDFVFIDAAAGIGDEVEAAIEASDEVLLVSEPELPALTNCLGAKKMAEQLNRDVLGLVVNGVKNEKSEVSLEDAQDLMETNIIGKVPDHKHVREAIALRKPVVSHKPQSKASLAIRDVAHRVKGNEPPERGLTVRIKSSIHDIAPF from the coding sequence ATGACCAGGGTTATCTCTGTCGTATCTGGCAAAGGTGGTGTAGGAAAAACCACTGTAACATCTAATCTTGGCACAGCGCTCTCTAGACAGGGCCACGACGTGCTTATAATCGATGGTAACTTCTCGGGTGCGAATCTAGCCCAGCATTTTGGCCTAGGTTTTTCAGACGTAACTTTCAACGATGTTCTCAGAGGAGACGCATATATTACACAGGCTGTTTCCAAACATCCTGAAGGAGTTTCGATTGTTCCCGCCTCAGTACTGGAGTTCAGTACGAACGCAGATCAGCTCAAACACTCTCTAGTAGAGTTTCTGGGCGACAAGGATTTCGTGTTTATTGATGCTGCCGCAGGGATCGGAGATGAAGTAGAGGCAGCTATTGAGGCCTCGGATGAGGTACTGCTTGTTTCAGAGCCAGAGCTTCCGGCATTGACTAACTGTCTTGGAGCAAAGAAGATGGCAGAGCAGCTTAACAGAGATGTTTTAGGCCTAGTTGTTAACGGCGTTAAGAATGAGAAATCAGAGGTCAGCCTTGAAGATGCACAGGATTTGATGGAAACAAATATTATCGGAAAAGTTCCTGATCACAAGCATGTTAGAGAGGCGATTGCCCTCAGAAAGCCGGTTGTATCTCATAAACCTCAGTCAAAGGCCTCTCTTGCTATAAGAGATGTTGCTCACAGAGTTAAGGGGAATGAGCCGCCTGAAAGAGGTTTGACGGTGAGGATTAAGTCAAGTATTCACGATATTGCTCCTTTCTAG